A region from the Planctomycetia bacterium genome encodes:
- a CDS encoding PQQ-binding-like beta-propeller repeat protein: protein MLLATVALADDRARNALDNWPQWRGPLSTGTAPNGNPPLVWNEADGTSIRWKSEIPGLGHSTPIVWGDRIMLTTAIAVGDALPPHPSTAPGNHDNLPVTHRHRFVALAVSRSSGKILWQQTLHEALPQEQGHRTGSLASNSPVTDGEHLFAFFGSFGLHCLDLDGQLVWKADFGPMQSLHGHGEGSSPVLYQETLIVNWDHEGNSFLVALDKNTGNERWKVTREEVTSWATPIIVEHAGKPQVIVSGTNRVRGYDLDNGKVLWECGGLSSNIVASPVSGDGMVFAGSSYDKRALLAIRLAGAAGDITGTDQIVWNRFRGTPYVPSPLLYDGGLYFLSHYQGILSRVDAQTGEERPGPFRLKEINNVYASPVAAAGRIYVTDLDGTTVVVSSGDVPRLLALNRLSEPISASAAIAGRQLFLRGHKHLYCLEGDEK, encoded by the coding sequence GTGCTTTTGGCGACAGTAGCGCTTGCCGACGACCGTGCCCGCAATGCGCTAGACAACTGGCCGCAGTGGCGCGGACCGCTCTCGACAGGCACAGCGCCGAACGGTAATCCGCCGCTGGTTTGGAATGAAGCAGATGGGACGAGCATCCGCTGGAAGTCGGAAATCCCGGGTCTCGGCCATTCGACCCCAATTGTCTGGGGCGACCGCATCATGCTCACCACCGCCATTGCTGTTGGGGATGCGCTTCCCCCGCACCCCAGCACGGCGCCGGGCAATCACGATAACCTTCCGGTCACGCATCGTCACAGATTCGTCGCATTGGCGGTCAGTCGGTCAAGCGGCAAGATTCTCTGGCAGCAAACGTTGCACGAGGCACTGCCACAGGAACAGGGGCACCGCACCGGGAGCCTGGCGTCGAATTCTCCGGTGACCGACGGTGAGCACCTGTTTGCCTTCTTTGGCTCGTTCGGGCTGCATTGCCTCGACCTCGACGGCCAGCTTGTTTGGAAAGCCGACTTTGGTCCGATGCAATCGCTCCACGGGCACGGCGAGGGAAGCTCACCGGTGCTTTACCAAGAAACGCTCATCGTCAACTGGGACCACGAGGGAAATTCGTTCCTCGTAGCACTCGACAAAAATACTGGCAACGAGCGGTGGAAGGTGACGCGTGAGGAAGTCACCTCCTGGGCTACCCCTATCATCGTCGAGCATGCTGGAAAACCTCAGGTTATCGTCAGCGGAACGAACCGCGTCCGCGGGTATGATTTGGACAACGGCAAGGTTCTCTGGGAATGCGGGGGACTATCAAGTAACATCGTCGCATCGCCCGTGTCCGGCGACGGAATGGTCTTCGCCGGCAGCAGCTACGACAAGCGGGCCTTGCTCGCGATTCGTCTCGCTGGCGCGGCTGGGGACATCACCGGTACCGACCAAATCGTCTGGAACAGATTTCGCGGCACGCCCTACGTTCCCTCCCCGCTGCTCTACGACGGCGGGCTCTATTTTCTGTCGCACTATCAGGGAATTCTCTCGCGCGTCGATGCGCAAACTGGCGAGGAACGTCCGGGCCCTTTCCGGCTCAAGGAGATTAACAACGTCTATGCCTCCCCGGTCGCCGCCGCCGGTCGCATCTACGTCACCGATCTCGATGGGACAACGGTAGTCGTTAGCAGCGGTGAT